One genomic segment of Esox lucius isolate fEsoLuc1 chromosome 15, fEsoLuc1.pri, whole genome shotgun sequence includes these proteins:
- the LOC105030885 gene encoding G-protein coupled receptor 135, with protein sequence MDYPVNTALLGTSNSTAPDNTTGTGLTLQIVTIAPALQGIFTQASLGNITARGEENQEHKLVQNTDGNSVLRDITVAAQALVLLAIFLLSSLGNSAVVIVIIKHRQLRTVTNAFIMSLSLSDFLTAVLCLPFSFMMLFSKDGVWMFGDRFCVANGFFNTCFGIISTLTMTLISFDRYYAIVRQPQEKIGRKKAVQLLLAVWLTALFFSIPWYLVMRTSKDLVVHKRGFYHCMYVFHSGTSRMGTSYSITLIAVCYLLPFALMCFCHYNICKTVRLSEIRVRPVTTYAYLLRFYSEMRTATTVLIMIVFIIFCWGPYCLMGIITAVGDYSFNPIMDTVAIWMAWANGAINPLIYAIRNPNISMLLGRSREEGYRTRNIAAYLSTQTQSRDVRTRTDRIRDRYVSRQGTNSWLSSSSPANGGEVAMWACKNPAVFFCRDAQPDTVSEPAVPKVESADTSL encoded by the coding sequence ATGGATTACCCCGTGAACACTGCATTACTCGGAACCAGCAACTCCACCGCTCCGGACAACACTACTGGCACGGGTTTAACGCTGCAAATAGTTACCATAGCACCGGCGTTACAAGGTATTTTTACGCAGGCCAGTCTTGGAAACATTACGGCCAGAGGCGAGGAGAACCAAGAACACAAACTTGTGCAGAACACTGATGGGAATTCGGTCCTCCGGGACATAACGGTGGCAGCTCAAGCTTTGGTGCTTCTGGCCATCTTCCTCCTTTCTAGTTTAGGAAATTCTGCAGTAGTTATCGTCATTATTAAACATAGACAGCTGAGAACGGTTACAAATGCTTTCATCATGTCCCTTTCATTGTCAGATTTTTTGACCGCAGTTCTTTGTTTACCGTTCTCGTTCATGATGCTTTTCAGCAAAGATGGTGTGTGGATGTTTGGAGACCGCTTCTGCGTAGCCAACGGGTTCTTCAACACATGCTTTGGTATTATTTCCACACTGACAATGACTCTAATTTCATTTGACCGGTATTATGCCATCGTGAGGCAACCTCAGGAGAAGATAGGCCGGAAAAAGGCTGTTCAGCTTCTGTTGGCTGTGTGGTTAACAGCGTTGTTTTTCTCCATACCATGGTACCTGGTGATGCGAACATCCAAGGATCTAGTCGTCCATAAAAGGGGCTTCTACCACTGTATGTACGTATTTCACTCTGGTACCTCTAGGATGGGCACTTCATACAGTATAACTTTAATAGCGGTCTGTTATCTACTCCCCTTTGCGCTCATGTGTTTCTGTCATTACAACATCTGTAAGACCGTTAGGTTGTCAGAAATAAGGGTGCGGCCGGTGACTACATACGCATATTTACTCCGGTTTTATAGTGAGATGAGGACTGCCACGACAGTGCTGATTATGATCGTTTTTATTATATTCTGCTGGGGCCCCTACTGTCTGATGGGTATTATCACCGCAGTCGGGGATTACTCCTTCAACCCCATCATGGACACAGTGGCCATATGGATGGCGTGGGCAAACGGTGCCATAAACCCACTGATATACGCAATTAGAAACCCAAACATTTCGATGCTTTTAGGAAGAAGCCGAGAGGAGGGATATAGGACTAGAAACATTGCTGCTTACCTATCGACACAAACCCAAAGCAGGGATGTCAGAACGAGGACCGACCGAATTAGAGACCGGTATGTTAGCAGGCAGGGTACAAACAGTTGGTTGTCTTCCTCCAGCCCCGCAAACGGAGGAGAGGTTGCGATGTGGGCTTGCAAAAACCCCGCGGTGTTCTTCTGTAGGGATGCTCAACCTGATACGGTGTCCGAGCCCGCTGTACCAAAAGTTGAATCTGCAGATACCAGTCTGTGA